The DNA sequence AATATAACCAATTGCACCCATAATAATTATGAAGAAGCGGAGGGCAACCATTCGCTGATTCGCATGATAACTAAACCAATCCCATGTATATTTTAAAACAGCTTCATAATTATTATTTTTAGCAGTTCCGCTTTTCTTTTCTTCATTTACTATTTTGACTGATGAAGAACAACCTAAACGATCAGCACCCGCTTCAATCATAGCTCGTGCTGTATTATAATCTCTAATGCCACCTGCTGCCTTAACCCCCATTTCATTGCCTACAATTGCTCTTATTAACTTAACATCTTCTATTGTAGCTCCACCGCTAGAGAAACCAGTTGAAGTTTTAACAAAAGCCGCACCAGCACGTTTGGTCAACAAACACGCAGCAATTTTTTCCTCTCGCTCTAGAAGACTAGTTTCTAAGATCACTTTAACAGGAATTGTTTTTGCTAAAATTACAACTTTTTGTATATCTTCAAATACACCCTTATAATCTCCACTTTTTAATAAACCAACTGCCATAACCATATCTATTTCATTAGCACCTAGTCGTATAGCATTTTCTGCTTCGTTTACTTTTGTATCTGTTAAGTTCATTCCTAAAGGGAATCCAATAACTGTTACGATTAAACAATCTGTTCCTTTCAAATGTTCTTTAGCTTCTTCAATGTATAACGGGTTGACGCATACACCTCGGAACTGATATTCTCTTGCTTGATTGCATAAATCTAAGATATCTTGATGAGAAGTCTGAGGTTTTAATGCGGTGTGTTCTATATAGTCGGCAAGGTCCAACGGTTTTGTTATAACTTTTGGTTCTTTTTTCTTAATCACTGCTTTACATTTAAACGAGGGTATCCCTAAAGATTCTATTTTCTTTTTAATTTTACCAATTTCATATTTTAACAGTTTATCTGGAATCATAAAGTCTCCTTTCGGGAAGTTGTTTTAAACATATCCTTTACTTAAACTTATTATAGGGTTATACATAAACTATATCAATTATCAATGCTCACTAGAATAACTTGTGTAAATATATAGAAAATTTTTACGCAAATAGAAGTTATTAAGTCTCTAGCCTTCGTCCGCCTGAGCAAATCTACCACAAAAAGGCGTCCTCAAGCGGCTTGCCGAGCCAGAAAAAATCCAAAACATTTTAGGGCCAAATTTTGGATGGGGACAAAATTTGCCTAACAATTCTAAACTGGTATCAAAAACTATCTTTCAAAAAATTTCCATTTTTTATAACGTTCTGAGCGTATCTGATGTTCACCAAAGATGGTTTTGGATAGCGTGCCGAAGACACAAAGCCACATATGCTCTAAGCCTGTTGATTTACTATAGATTTCTTCCAGCTGTACTTCTAAGCAAATATGTCCTCAACGGAGTAAAATCCTTGGTTTATGCACTTTAGGCTCAAAAAGGAGTTTTTCGACAGGCTTCTCTATTATCCGCTTTGGCGATTTCTTCATTAAAATATTATTAAATTAATAATTTATACAGCCAACTCTTTCCAATTTCTTTCGAATATCTTTCGGGATTGAACAAGCCTGGCAAGCAAAAAACAACTTGAACATCTGGATGCGATTGACAAAATAGATATGTAGCCACGGTTTGTAATTTGCTACATTGGGGTGTGATACCAATGTTGTAATTTTCATATAAAATTTTACCCTCTCGGTCTGCACTTATGTATATCTCTTCCAGTTTAGAAATAATTTCCTGAATATTAAAAGTTGAGATTTCCGTCTTTGAAGATGGATATTGTTCAAATACCTTGAGTTTGCTGTGTAATTCCTTAGAAAATTCTGTTCGCCATTTAAAGTGTTCGTGTGGTGAAACCCCATAGCAGGTAATTACAATATTAGGATGATATGCGTCTAAGAGTCCTATCGCCCGAGATGGCTCATATCCAACAAAGAAGATAAGGCATATCGGGAAATCTTCTTTAAAATATCCTTTAAAATAAGGGAGAATCATTGTCTCTCTGGCACCTGAAGCACCAAGTAGCTCACCTAACCTTGTTATACTATTCTCATTTCGCGCTTCTGCAAATTGTAATATTTCATCTTTCTCATCTTTTTGGGGGAAGTAGTTTTGAGCCTCCGTGTATAAAACGAATATTTCTTTATCATGAAAAATCTTGCTTGTTTGATATAATGTAAGAAGTATTAAAAAATTCGCCATCCCAGAAATATCTATAAAGATTGAATCGATTTCTGTGGCAGGTATGTTTTTTATTAACATATTTTTAAAATTATTATTGGTCTTAAATATGTAATCGATGTCTATTATGGTATTTTCAAGCATATTGGTAGACAAATTCTTTAAAGAGCTCTGTAAAAAGTCTAAGTTTTCTTTATTCTTTTCTAAAAACTTTTTCTTCTTTTGGGTTTGTTTGTAACTAACGCTACTATAATATTCCAAAATATTACTATATTTAAAAACCTTTTCACTTATCTCTTTGAGCTTTTCGACAACCCCTTTCACCCTGTCCTCAAAACCAGCAGCACAAATATATAAGGAATTTTTCTTGTCCGCTATTAAGTCAGGTGCAAATTCTTGTATTTTATTCATTTTTATCACCTTCTTCAAAGTCAAAAAATTTCAATTGATATTTATCTTCCTTACCTTTTTTGAAAAATTTTTCTCTAAATTGGTCGGGGCGTAACAAAAATTCCTCTAATCGATCTTTGGAAAGCCTTAGGTGTTCTCTTTCCCTATAGGTTGTCTTAAGTTCGGGTGTATATTTTCTATGC is a window from the Patescibacteria group bacterium genome containing:
- the deoC gene encoding deoxyribose-phosphate aldolase is translated as MIPDKLLKYEIGKIKKKIESLGIPSFKCKAVIKKKEPKVITKPLDLADYIEHTALKPQTSHQDILDLCNQAREYQFRGVCVNPLYIEEAKEHLKGTDCLIVTVIGFPLGMNLTDTKVNEAENAIRLGANEIDMVMAVGLLKSGDYKGVFEDIQKVVILAKTIPVKVILETSLLEREEKIAACLLTKRAGAAFVKTSTGFSSGGATIEDVKLIRAIVGNEMGVKAAGGIRDYNTARAMIEAGADRLGCSSSVKIVNEEKKSGTAKNNNYEAVLKYTWDWFSYHANQRMVALRFFIIIMGAIGYIFILGISKPNFLLILIFGLLCIGIAKLFWIIDVRNRELVQCARDVLDKLEEKMGWVEDDIAVRRKDRGRKCLDECVEYDLLSKRLKDRYTRKNKKLCITYSYMFSRAYYYVIIMGYIISIIGAILLAIQLYKSKILINISNYLQYISHLISK